A window of Ipomoea triloba cultivar NCNSP0323 chromosome 2, ASM357664v1 contains these coding sequences:
- the LOC116010673 gene encoding V-type proton ATPase subunit G 1, translating into MDSNRGQGGIQLLLAAEQEAQHIVNAAKSAKQARLKQAKEEAEKEIAAFRAHMEAEYQKKLAQSSGDSGANVKRLEAETEAKINHLKTEAARISHDVAHMLLRHVTTVKN; encoded by the exons ATGGATTCTAACAGGGGCCAAGGTGGAATTCAACTTCTCTTAGCTGCTGAGCAAGAAGCACAGCACATTGTCAATGCTGCAAAGAGTG CAAAACAGGCTAGATTGAAACAGGCTAAAGAAGAAGCTGAGAAGGAGATAGCTGCTTTCCGTGCCCATATGGAAGCTGAGTATCAGAAAAAGCTTGCACAG AGTAGTGGTGACTCAGGTGCTAATGTCAAGCGACTAGAAGCAGAGACAGAAGCCAAGATTAATCATTTGAAGACAGAAGCTGCAAGAATTTCTCATGATGTTGCCCACATGCTTCTAAGGCATGTTACCACAGTGAAGAACTAA
- the LOC116010207 gene encoding uncharacterized protein LOC116010207 isoform X2: MKEKELALLHEKVKLERRQGDVDCPLSNQAMQEGEITELKYSLDLEVYSMKQKLEDADLEKSQATKSSEDEFYCKGYNFFGFKPMTDALMPEGNKTIQQMTSDSDILKRLLDFTFGTVHSTEVPILEKQWRHTIETKVLSVLIKGFVDDIQQIFNATLRERKSNIQFGFSDDKWTELITQMTMLREELDTFSSRDSFKLRTLDKNDGLGPLTNICRSVSDPLQEFTCYEPGEDKKTIGSHYVAEMIKIHEAIIRKQRKDLSWSTGAKPLGKGSSLLKRNRESDSLERRMQECTSRLDCLISWSHGLVDENDVQVLESFQKKPNSVLGGEEHMRSHYVEELKDEIRRLKGEAEDSCLQNSMMEQVYLLLCQGLVKDFNAKVSSYGSQIRNPANRLSSMDFTDKNEDRAAGNQRDRKRMHMKLLTITWKSSELKSGMSERLSNGYWMLMKAF; the protein is encoded by the exons atgaaagaaaaggaATTAGCTTTACTTCATGAGAAGGTGAAGCTTGAAAGAAGACAGGGTGATGTGGATTGTCCTCTCAGCAACCAGGCAATGCAAGAAGGTGAAATCACTGAATTGAAATATTCACTGGACCTGGAAGTTTACAGCATGAAGCAGAAATTAGAGGATGCTGATCTTGAGAAATCCCAAGCCACGAAATCTAGTGAAGATGAGTTCTATTGTAAAGgttacaatttttttggatTCAAGCCAATGACTGATGCTTTAATGCCTGAAGGAAACAAAACCATTCAGCAGATGACTTCTGATTCAGACATTTTAAAGAGATTGTTGGATTTCACATTTGGTACAGTGCATAGTACTGAGGTGCCTATCCTGGAGAAGCAATGGAGGCACACCATTGAGACAAAAGTGCTATCAGTTCTGATTAAGGGCTTCGTAGATGATATCCAACAAATATTCAATGCAACCCTTAGGGAGAgaaaaagcaatattcaatttGGCTTCTCAGATGATAAATGGACTGAACTCATTACGCAAATGACAATGTTGCGTGAGGAACTGGATACCTTTTCCAGTAGAGATAGTTTCAAACTGAGAACGTTGGACAAGAATGATGGCTTAGGTCCACTCACAAATATATGTAGATCTGTTAGTGATCCTTTGCAAGAATTTACTTGTTATGAGCCTGGTGAGGATAAAAAAACTATTGGAAGTCATTATGTTGCTGAGATGATTAAGATTCATGAGGCCATAATAAGGAAGCAACGCAAAGATTTGAGTTGGTCAACAGGGGCGAAACCTCTGGGAAAGGGATCTTCATTGCTCAAAAGGAATAGAGAATCTGACAGTTTGGAAAGAAGGATGCAAGAATGTACCTCAAGATTAGACTGTCTAATTAGTTGGAGTCATGGATTGGTTGATGAGAATGATGTTCAAGTCTTGGAATCTTTTCAAAAGAAACCAAATTCTGTCTTGGGAGGTGAAGAACATATGAGGAGCCATTACGTTGAAGAATTAAAAGATGAGATAAGAAGATTAAAGGGGGAGGCAGAAGATTCTTGTCTGCAAAATTCAATGATGGAACAGGTTTACCTGCTCCTCTGTCAAGGTCTGGTGAAAGATTTCAATGCAAAGGTAAGTAGCTATGGCAGCCAGATTAGGAACCCTGCTAACAGATTGTCCTCAATGGATTTCACTGACAAAAATGAAGACCGAGCAGCAGGAAACCAACGGGACAG GAAAAGGATGCATATGAAACTGTTAACCATTACCTGGAAATCTTCAGAACTGAAGAGCGGGATGAGTGAGAGGCTATCCAATGGCTATTGGATGCTGATGAAAGCATTTTGA
- the LOC116010207 gene encoding uncharacterized protein LOC116010207 isoform X1, protein MKEKELALLHEKVKLERRQGDVDCPLSNQAMQEGEITELKYSLDLEVYSMKQKLEDADLEKSQATKSSEDEFYCKGYNFFGFKPMTDALMPEGNKTIQQMTSDSDILKRLLDFTFGTVHSTEVPILEKQWRHTIETKVLSVLIKGFVDDIQQIFNATLRERKSNIQFGFSDDKWTELITQMTMLREELDTFSSRDSFKLRTLDKNDGLGPLTNICRSVSDPLQEFTCYEPGEDKKTIGSHYVAEMIKIHEAIIRKQRKDLSWSTGAKPLGKGSSLLKRNRESDSLERRMQECTSRLDCLISWSHGLVDENDVQVLESFQKKPNSVLGGEEHMRSHYVEELKDEIRRLKGEAEDSCLQNSMMEQVYLLLCQGLVKDFNAKVSSYGSQIRNPANRLSSMDFTDKNEDRAAGNQRDRSGDETKILEYILREDIHKVFMTEMINLMKQEKDAYETVNHYLEIFRTEERDE, encoded by the coding sequence atgaaagaaaaggaATTAGCTTTACTTCATGAGAAGGTGAAGCTTGAAAGAAGACAGGGTGATGTGGATTGTCCTCTCAGCAACCAGGCAATGCAAGAAGGTGAAATCACTGAATTGAAATATTCACTGGACCTGGAAGTTTACAGCATGAAGCAGAAATTAGAGGATGCTGATCTTGAGAAATCCCAAGCCACGAAATCTAGTGAAGATGAGTTCTATTGTAAAGgttacaatttttttggatTCAAGCCAATGACTGATGCTTTAATGCCTGAAGGAAACAAAACCATTCAGCAGATGACTTCTGATTCAGACATTTTAAAGAGATTGTTGGATTTCACATTTGGTACAGTGCATAGTACTGAGGTGCCTATCCTGGAGAAGCAATGGAGGCACACCATTGAGACAAAAGTGCTATCAGTTCTGATTAAGGGCTTCGTAGATGATATCCAACAAATATTCAATGCAACCCTTAGGGAGAgaaaaagcaatattcaatttGGCTTCTCAGATGATAAATGGACTGAACTCATTACGCAAATGACAATGTTGCGTGAGGAACTGGATACCTTTTCCAGTAGAGATAGTTTCAAACTGAGAACGTTGGACAAGAATGATGGCTTAGGTCCACTCACAAATATATGTAGATCTGTTAGTGATCCTTTGCAAGAATTTACTTGTTATGAGCCTGGTGAGGATAAAAAAACTATTGGAAGTCATTATGTTGCTGAGATGATTAAGATTCATGAGGCCATAATAAGGAAGCAACGCAAAGATTTGAGTTGGTCAACAGGGGCGAAACCTCTGGGAAAGGGATCTTCATTGCTCAAAAGGAATAGAGAATCTGACAGTTTGGAAAGAAGGATGCAAGAATGTACCTCAAGATTAGACTGTCTAATTAGTTGGAGTCATGGATTGGTTGATGAGAATGATGTTCAAGTCTTGGAATCTTTTCAAAAGAAACCAAATTCTGTCTTGGGAGGTGAAGAACATATGAGGAGCCATTACGTTGAAGAATTAAAAGATGAGATAAGAAGATTAAAGGGGGAGGCAGAAGATTCTTGTCTGCAAAATTCAATGATGGAACAGGTTTACCTGCTCCTCTGTCAAGGTCTGGTGAAAGATTTCAATGCAAAGGTAAGTAGCTATGGCAGCCAGATTAGGAACCCTGCTAACAGATTGTCCTCAATGGATTTCACTGACAAAAATGAAGACCGAGCAGCAGGAAACCAACGGGACAGGTCTGGAGATGAAACTAAAATCTTGGAATACATACTAAGGGAGGATATCCATAAGGTTTTTATGACTGAAATGATCAATTTGATGAAACAGGAAAAGGATGCATATGAAACTGTTAACCATTACCTGGAAATCTTCAGAACTGAAGAGCGGGATGAGTGA
- the LOC116010208 gene encoding caffeoylshikimate esterase-like, with amino-acid sequence MKHPVAEANEESPFGSLSADEFYSRHSVSHGSEFITNSRGLKLFTQWWTPLPPTKLIGAVCAVHGFTGESSWFVQLTAVHIAKHGFAVCAIDHQGHGFSDGLVAHIPDINPVVDDCISFFDSFLDSHVPSYLPTFLYAESLGGAIALLITLRSGDSAPKRSFDGVVLNGAMCGISDKVKPPWPLEHLLDIAAFLVPTWQVVPTRGSLLGVSFKEEWKRKLAIASPRRPVAKPRAATARELLRVCRELQGKFEEVKVPFLIIHGGDDVVCDPACAEELYRRAASKDKTLNIYPGMWHQMVGEPEEDVDRVFGDVMEWLTTRAERSTSQKSAEDGGAVPE; translated from the exons ATGAAGCATCCGGTGGCAGAGGCGAACGAGGAGAGCCCGTTTGGGTCCCTGAGTGCCGACGAGTTCTATTCCCGCCATTCTGTGTCTCACGGTTCCGAGTTCATCACCAATTCCCGCGGCCTCAAGCTCTTCACTCAGTGGTGGACCCCGCTCCCTCCCACCAAGCTCATAGGTGCAGTCTGCGCCGTCCACGGCTTCACCGGCGAGTCCAGCTGGTTCGTGCAGCTCACCGCTGTTCACATAGCCAAGCATGGATTCGCCGTTTGCGCCATCGATCACCAGGGCCACGGCTTCTCCGACGGCCTCGTGGCTCACATACCGGACATCAATCCTGTCGTCGACGACTGTATCTCTTTCTTCGACTCCTTCCTCGACAGCCACGTGCCGTCATACCTGCCGACTTTCCTCTATGCCGAGTCTCTCGGCGGTGCAATTGCTCTCCTAATCACTCTTCGTAGCGGCGACTCCGCCCCAAAACGGTCTTTCGATGGCGTCGTTCTGAACGGAGCAATGTGTGGGATCAGCGATAAGGTCAAGCCGCCATGGCCGTTAGAGCATTTGCTTGACATTGCCGCCTTCCTTGTCCCCACCTGGCAAGTGGTTCCCACGCGCGGTTCTTTGCTCGGCGTCTCTTTCAAG GAGGAATGGAAGAGGAAGCTAGCGATAGCAAGCCCGAGGAGGCCTGTAGCGAAGCCACGAGCTGCGACTGCGCGTGAATTGTTGAGAGTGTGCAGAGAATTGCAAGGCAAGTTTGAGGAAGTGAAAGTGCCGTTTCTGATTATCCACGGCGGTGACGACGTCGTCTGCGATCCGGCCTGCGCGGAGGAGCTGTACAGACGCGCGGCGAGCAAGGATAAGACTCTGAACATTTATCCGGGCATGTGGCACCAAATGGTGGGTGAGCCGGAGGAGGATGTCGATCGCGTATTCGGTGACGTCATGGAGTGGCTGACAACTAGAGCTGAACGCTCAACCAGCCAAAAGTCTGCAGAAGACGGCGGAGCGGTGCCGGAGTAG
- the LOC116010209 gene encoding uncharacterized protein LOC116010209: MHLWPSMRLRDSFKLGYLKKLEWNLHRMETSEKQRRESQSSEGSSNQQKLLDDDNSDTQSVNSKVSGKGGGRFLVLCGDLLMILSCCYCCFCCGACVAEEED, translated from the exons ATGCATCTATGGCCGTCTATGAGATTGAGGGATTCCTTCAAGCTGGGTTACTTGAAGAAACTCGAATGGAACCTCCACAGAATGGAGACGTCTGAGAAGCAGCGGCGAGAATCTCAAAGCAGCGAAGGCAGCAGCAACCAGCAAAAGCTTTTGGACGATGATAATAGCGATACTCAATCTGTTAATTCAAAGGTTTCCGGTAAAGGAGGTGGGCGATTTCTCGTGCTTTGTGGAGACTTGCTCATGATCCTTTCTTGCTGCTACTGCTGTTTCTGTTGCGGAG CCTGCGTTGCCGAAGAAGAGGACTGA